The following coding sequences are from one Canis lupus baileyi chromosome 23, mCanLup2.hap1, whole genome shotgun sequence window:
- the PSMA1 gene encoding proteasome subunit alpha type-1 isoform X2, producing the protein MFRNQYDNDVTVWSPQGRIHQIEYAMEAVKQGSATVGLKSKTHAVLVALKRAQSELAAHQKKILHVDNHIGISIAGLTADARLLCNFMRQECLDSRFVFDRPLPVSRLVSLIGSKTQIPTQRYGRRPYGVGLLIAGYDDMGPHIFQTCPSANYFDCRAMSIGARSQSARTYLERHMSGFMECNLNELVKHGLRALRETLPAEQDLTTKNVSIGIVGKDLEFTIYDDDDVSPFLEGLEERPQRKAQPAQPADEPAEKADEPMEH; encoded by the exons ATG TTTCGCAACCAGTATGACAATGACGTCACTGTTTGGAGCCCTCAG GGCAGGATTCATCAAATTGAATATGCAATGGAAGCTGTCAAACAAGGTTCAGCCACAGTTGGTCTGAAATCAAAAACCCATGCGGTGTTGGTCGCATTGAAG AGAGCACAGTCAGAGCTTGCAGCTCATCAGAAGAAAATTCTTCATGTTGATAACCATATTGGTATCTCAATTGCGGGACTTACTGCTGATGCTAGACTGTTATG taattttatgcGCCAGGAGTGTTTGGATTCCAGATTTGTATTTGACagacctcttcctgtgtctcGTCTTGTATCTCTAATTGGAAGCA AGACCCAGATACCAACACAGCGGTATGGCCGGAGACCATATGGTGTTGGACTGCTTATTGCTGGTTATGAT GATATGGGCCCTCACATTTTCCAAACCTGTCCATCTGCCAACTATTTTGACTGTAGAGCCATGTCCATTGGAGCCCGTTCTCAATCAGCTCGCACTTACTTGGAGAGACATATGTCTGGGTTTATGGAgt GCAATTTGAATGAACTGGTTAAACATGGTCTGCGTGCCTTACGAGAGACACTTCCTGCAGAACAGGACCTAACTACAAAG AATGTTTCCATTGGAATTGTTGGTAAAGACTTGGAGTTTACgatttatgatgatgatgatgtatctCCGTTCCTGGAAGGTCTTGAAGAAAGaccacagagaaaggcacag CCTGCTCAACCTGCTGATGAACCTGCAGAAAAGGCTGATGAACCAATGGAGCATTAA
- the PSMA1 gene encoding proteasome subunit alpha type-1 isoform X3 translates to MEAVKQGSATVGLKSKTHAVLVALKRAQSELAAHQKKILHVDNHIGISIAGLTADARLLCNFMRQECLDSRFVFDRPLPVSRLVSLIGSKTQIPTQRYGRRPYGVGLLIAGYDDMGPHIFQTCPSANYFDCRAMSIGARSQSARTYLERHMSGFMECNLNELVKHGLRALRETLPAEQDLTTKNVSIGIVGKDLEFTIYDDDDVSPFLEGLEERPQRKAQPAQPADEPAEKADEPMEH, encoded by the exons ATGGAAGCTGTCAAACAAGGTTCAGCCACAGTTGGTCTGAAATCAAAAACCCATGCGGTGTTGGTCGCATTGAAG AGAGCACAGTCAGAGCTTGCAGCTCATCAGAAGAAAATTCTTCATGTTGATAACCATATTGGTATCTCAATTGCGGGACTTACTGCTGATGCTAGACTGTTATG taattttatgcGCCAGGAGTGTTTGGATTCCAGATTTGTATTTGACagacctcttcctgtgtctcGTCTTGTATCTCTAATTGGAAGCA AGACCCAGATACCAACACAGCGGTATGGCCGGAGACCATATGGTGTTGGACTGCTTATTGCTGGTTATGAT GATATGGGCCCTCACATTTTCCAAACCTGTCCATCTGCCAACTATTTTGACTGTAGAGCCATGTCCATTGGAGCCCGTTCTCAATCAGCTCGCACTTACTTGGAGAGACATATGTCTGGGTTTATGGAgt GCAATTTGAATGAACTGGTTAAACATGGTCTGCGTGCCTTACGAGAGACACTTCCTGCAGAACAGGACCTAACTACAAAG AATGTTTCCATTGGAATTGTTGGTAAAGACTTGGAGTTTACgatttatgatgatgatgatgtatctCCGTTCCTGGAAGGTCTTGAAGAAAGaccacagagaaaggcacag CCTGCTCAACCTGCTGATGAACCTGCAGAAAAGGCTGATGAACCAATGGAGCATTAA
- the PSMA1 gene encoding proteasome subunit alpha type-1 isoform X1, with translation MVRWIRSAGRVGAEFRNQYDNDVTVWSPQGRIHQIEYAMEAVKQGSATVGLKSKTHAVLVALKRAQSELAAHQKKILHVDNHIGISIAGLTADARLLCNFMRQECLDSRFVFDRPLPVSRLVSLIGSKTQIPTQRYGRRPYGVGLLIAGYDDMGPHIFQTCPSANYFDCRAMSIGARSQSARTYLERHMSGFMECNLNELVKHGLRALRETLPAEQDLTTKNVSIGIVGKDLEFTIYDDDDVSPFLEGLEERPQRKAQPAQPADEPAEKADEPMEH, from the exons ATGGTGCGTTGGATCCGGAGCGCGGGCAGGGTTGGGGCTGAG TTTCGCAACCAGTATGACAATGACGTCACTGTTTGGAGCCCTCAG GGCAGGATTCATCAAATTGAATATGCAATGGAAGCTGTCAAACAAGGTTCAGCCACAGTTGGTCTGAAATCAAAAACCCATGCGGTGTTGGTCGCATTGAAG AGAGCACAGTCAGAGCTTGCAGCTCATCAGAAGAAAATTCTTCATGTTGATAACCATATTGGTATCTCAATTGCGGGACTTACTGCTGATGCTAGACTGTTATG taattttatgcGCCAGGAGTGTTTGGATTCCAGATTTGTATTTGACagacctcttcctgtgtctcGTCTTGTATCTCTAATTGGAAGCA AGACCCAGATACCAACACAGCGGTATGGCCGGAGACCATATGGTGTTGGACTGCTTATTGCTGGTTATGAT GATATGGGCCCTCACATTTTCCAAACCTGTCCATCTGCCAACTATTTTGACTGTAGAGCCATGTCCATTGGAGCCCGTTCTCAATCAGCTCGCACTTACTTGGAGAGACATATGTCTGGGTTTATGGAgt GCAATTTGAATGAACTGGTTAAACATGGTCTGCGTGCCTTACGAGAGACACTTCCTGCAGAACAGGACCTAACTACAAAG AATGTTTCCATTGGAATTGTTGGTAAAGACTTGGAGTTTACgatttatgatgatgatgatgtatctCCGTTCCTGGAAGGTCTTGAAGAAAGaccacagagaaaggcacag CCTGCTCAACCTGCTGATGAACCTGCAGAAAAGGCTGATGAACCAATGGAGCATTAA